The window ATCGACGGTAGGCTGTGAGGCGATACAAATAATGATGGGTTTGAACTTAGATGAGGGGCTGCGCGACGTAATTCTAGTCTGCCTCGACTAGGCCCAGAGAAAGAAGTGTTGGCACCGCTGGTTGAACATGGGTTTGCTGGACGTACAAGTGCAGATGCAGGGGTTGCGGGAACTCTGGCTGAGCTTATTTCTgtaaataagttttaaaaaaaaacagaaacaaTTAGAAAGTAATGTTATTCAAGGACTTGTGAAAGATGAAGAAATTAGCAGAGAAGTCCAGGCTTGTGAAAGTTTTTTACGAAAGAAGGTTAACGTCTACATAAAATTTGGTTATGAACCTACATCCTAATAAATACGGTTGGCCAATTGGACCCATTCACTGGATGGGTCAAAGTTATGCATTATCTTCAAGGGGTCAAACGTTAAACTCAATGATATGGGACAAACAGGCTCAAAGTCACCTAAAATGTATCTATAATGCATTGAACCTCCAGAATCTTTTTATCAAAAAGAAACAGATCACTGTTTAGACAAAATACCCTATAAAACATATTAGAGATGCATGTAAACTTTTAAgtacaaaagatatatatatatatagctttggACCAATAGTACTTTGGACAATGACTCGACACAGACCCGTTTTGATCCGTTATCCATCGCCCTGCAACTCTTGCCAGTGTTGCTAATGAGTTATGAGTACATACCTTTATTTGCTTCCTTCAAAAAAGTTCCATCGGGATTATTGTCACAAGCATGTGCCCAAAGCTCAGCCAATTGATTATTGGCATATAGAAGCTTGTAATATTCCTCAATattcttcatttgattcattaaACTCATTGTAGATTCTTCGACTAAAGCATCATATTTCTTGCGTATCTCTAATATCTCTCTTTCACATTCAGAAAGGAGCACCAATCTCTACATATGAACAAGATCTTTACCATGATGTATTCAAGAGATTAAgataactaaaagaaaaagttgtGTAACATTGGAAAAACCTTTTCCTGTTGTAACTTGGTGACTTGCTCTAGCTCCTTCTGAACTCTTTTTAATTCTGTTTCAAGAGGCGTCGTGGAGCTAAAAGTATTCGTAGATTGATtgtgttgaaaaatatttattctCGGATTTAAAGCAGCTGAATCAGAAATACTTGTTGATGGTATTACTGGTACTTGTGCATCTGGTTGTGAAAGTGAACAACTAGATAACTTGGTCAGATTGCACTCTGGTAATTCTCGTTGAATTTCACCCTTTATATAAAAGACATGGGTTAGTTTTCTATAAATCTTCTGCAACCTCCCATTCAGTTTCTAAGACTAAAGAGTAAGTAACACAAACATTTTATCATACATATAATGAGTAAAAACAGCCTTAAAGCCAGTTAAAAGAATAGTGGTTTTCATAAGTACCTGGACTGGGGCTGGTAACATTTCAGATGATTGATGAACGTCAACCTGTGCACAGCTCCCTGTATGTACAATGCCCGCATCGTCACCGCAAATAACGACACAAAAAGATCAAACATATGGCACTATGATCAATTACTTCAATAAGTGGGAAACTTTGTAAGAATcctatttaataatatataaattttacaatACCTGGCAGTTTACTTTGCTTGGCTTTATGATGTCCCTTTTTCTTACTTCTAGGCTTTGTCTTGAAAGAAGGGATAGTAATTGCAGAATCTTCAAACCTTTGAAACCCGCCACGACTGTATTTGGTTGACTTTTTTACCCTCCGAGATATTCTGCTACACAAATTATTCTGTCTTTGATGACTCAGTAATAGCAAATTAGTCCAAAAATTGATATGTCCACTTGCAATCAAGTCTTGCTCAATTAATCCTCTTTCCAATGTGTGGGCTTCTGTCTCACCTAACAATAAGATACTACTTGTATAAGCTCCATCTTCCAGATTTACAGGCGATATGATTGAGTAGTTTGAGGGATTTATATTGCCACTCTTGTTCCGCAACAGAGATGACAACTCCCGAACCAACTTATCCATGAAGAATCTTTCTGATGATGAAGCTCGAAAGCTTTTGGACCTTTCGATCTTACTGCATAAGTGGGAGGCACCCCAGGATAGAAGTTGTTGGCAAATGATCCAACTAATATTGTTAACATTGATGTCAAGAGTGGTGCCTTGCTTGGAAAGAATTAGTGCCTTTTCTTCGATGGTGAATGATGAATATAAGCGGAAAACAATCAAAGGATGACGAAGTGATTCGTAGGTAATCTTCTGCAAGGATCTTATATCATTTGAGGGGTTCAAATTGCTGTTGAACAGTATCACCACATCTACACGTGAAAGTGTAATGCTTGAATGACAAGAGCGATATTCAAGTAAGCATATAAACTTTGTACTCTCTAAATGATTGAACATTTCCAATGCTTCCTTTTTCTTATATCGGGCAGAACTGAAAATAACTTTCTCTGGGACCCGTACATAAAAATCTTGGCCGAATCTTCGATAAACAAGATCATCCAAAATATCTCCAATGGATATCTTTTCTGAGCTAACCACTGACTGCAATGTTAAAAAGCGTTACTAGTCATTCGACTACACTCTCTGATGGATTGGATGATTTAGGTTATGTTTGATCCCTAAAGGGTAAATGGGCTAAAACAAATATTGGCTAGAAACAAACCTTCAAATGTATTTTCATCATAAAAATACGCTAGATTATCAATAAAGTTGTAGTAATCATATTGACATGTTAACTACTTATGGTGAACATGAACGTCTGGACAAAATGTGTTTTGGGTGAACCTGACTGCTACAAAAGATAATCCATTTTGATCATTTACTTGACCCGCTACTCGACTCACCGATGCTTCCATTTTGCCACTTTAACATTCACAAGATAATCCTTATATAAAGAATGACACAATACCCCTCGAACTTCAGTGTAAATTTAGAAATTCTGTTACCTGGTAAAGAACAAGCACTCTTAACCCACTCTGTTTAATCTTTAACAGAAATCTGTCAAGAAGTTGTAGTTTGCCGCTAACATTGATGTCAGCACTCAATGTATCACCTGAAGAATCTCTTTTAGAAGAGTTACGCAAAGTAGGATCCACCAGATACGGGTGGTCACAACACTGTTAAATTAGAGAAATTAATCTAGTTAAAAAACAGTTACCCATATAGAATGCAAAACACTTGATTAATAATAGTGAAAGCTAACGAAAGAGACCTTTTGTGTTTGGGTGATAATGTCATGAAGTGATGAGTTATGTATTCGAGATGAAGAGAGTGCCCCCAACTTGGAATTTAATAATGAGCAATATTGTTGAATTTGCATATGAGAAAGATGAGCCGGGACCCAATACTCTACAAGCTCACAAGTGTTGTCTTTGCACTCAAATGCGATAAAAGGCGACAATATAGTTTTTAATGCATCAGCGTCCTCACTAGTTTTCTTGGCGGCATTTGTATGTATCTCGTCATATTTAGAATCAAGCAATGAAATAATATTTTGGTAGTCCTGAAACCATCATTGAAATTAGctaatgaaaaagtaaaagaaaaatgaggtgaataaagaaagttagtaaaagaaaaatgaggtGAATAAAGAAAGTTACCACTATATCACCAGTAATTGTTAGTAGCTTCATATCAGAAACAAGCCTCTTAATTTTCATACATTGTGTTGAAATTGAGGGGCGCTGGCACTGGTCTATCACAATCAATTGCCATTTAATATGACCAAGCGCTTCCAGGTCCTGGAATACAACATCAAGAACATTTATTTCAGGTTGAAAAATGTGGGGTTCGGGCGCactgggtaacgggtcaaaacagtCACATCTGTAATACTGCGGAAAGGGTCAGCTTAACCGAAAACACTTTCTGTCCAAAAAGTTAGATTTTTGCAGGTTATTAGGAGTcatatatgattacaaaagatatataattcaaaagttATCCAAAAGTTTTGAACAATAACTTGGGTTTTGTGCTTTAAAACTACACTTTGGACGACTTTCGTCACTTTAGACCCGTTTAATTTATGGTTGTTTTTGCACATAAAACATAACCTGAGTCAACCCATATATGAGTAAGTTAGCCGCAGTTGCTTTTATATAGTTATGTTATTGATGCACGGTAAATATTCTTCAACCGAGGTATACAAATTAGATTCACATGATTACGATTGTGTACCTCAACAATGACATCTGGAGTAGATAAAAGCACTTGAAACTTCATAGACTCATTTTCATGATAAAACTTCGATGTTCTAATGGTTGCCCGCACATGTTCGCTCCCTTTATATGTTACGACATTAGTGAGCTTAGACCATTTTGAAAATTTGGCTTCCCACAAGGAAATGGCATTTGAAGCAGCTATGATTAAAATAGGCTTCTTCATGTTATCCAGCAAGGATATTACAAAAAAGACCACCTTAAGTAGTCGGTCCTGCAAAGTCCAGTCAATACAGTGATCTGTATTCTGTAATCACTTGTTCAAAAAGAAGAAATTTGCAGTTTAAACTAGAGGCGTTAATCATGACGACATGACCCATTAAATTATGAATTGTTTGATTTGGGTTATGCTATATCCTGAACAGGTCAGACGGGTCAAATAGAAATACACTATGGTGAATTGTCAGTCGCCCAAGTTTTGCTTTTATTGATACAACCTCCTACATCATTTTTATTCAAGGGGGGTGATAATACTACTACAATTTTTAGCCATTCACAACTTTTTATCAAAGGTACAGAATGTTACTGTCATAATATTGAATCTGAAATCATAAACTCATAATCAAAACCTTAACTATTTGTAAGAAAAGCGGACCAGCGCCAGCCTGACCCAAACTAGTCTATTTCAACCCAGCCCAGTTTGACCCATTATTTGCCCGGCCAATTTGTCATCTCTAACAATAGGGTATAGAACTATACATTTTGACTAATAGAGAAACTAAGAATTCACCTGGGTATCAAAGCAAACAGCATTTCGACCGCGGTGCCAATAATCACGAAGTTTATTAACGTACGGAAGTACATGATTGGGTACTTTGGTTGATGCCTTAAATTGAAATGCAGATAGATCAACACTCCCTGTAGCATGCATCACTAACTGGTGTCAGCAAATACATAACTAGGCAGATAGTACTTATTCATTTTGTCAAGGAAAAAGAATCATATAGAAACT is drawn from Erigeron canadensis isolate Cc75 chromosome 9, C_canadensis_v1, whole genome shotgun sequence and contains these coding sequences:
- the LOC122583638 gene encoding chromodomain-helicase-DNA-binding protein 4-like; the protein is MSSGISVSEKREKFTVSLLIRLKTKKRPRSRRRKNEGSSEVEKEVNPTNGKIIKKKRLTAKMYKKSFQNSKHKTLLNETDDVPNESGSGSKHKKQRVALKGGVSHGNREADRNSSHISAEDGVSCEIVLNSDEAVDVERNLRGFCAICMADGDLLLCSRQGCGKKYHRSCIDPSSPLVSLEAWVCGSCTKNQIEFGSVDLSAFQFKASTKVPNHVLPYVNKLRDYWHRGRNAVCFDTQDRLLKVVFFVISLLDNMKKPILIIAASNAISLWEAKFSKWSKLTNVVTYKGSEHVRATIRTSKFYHENESMKFQVLLSTPDVIVEDLEALGHIKWQLIVIDQCQRPSISTQCMKIKRLVSDMKLLTITGDIVDYQNIISLLDSKYDEIHTNAAKKTSEDADALKTILSPFIAFECKDNTCELVEYWVPAHLSHMQIQQYCSLLNSKLGALSSSRIHNSSLHDIITQTQKCCDHPYLVDPTLRNSSKRDSSGDTLSADINVSGKLQLLDRFLLKIKQSGLRVLVLYQSVVSSEKISIGDILDDLVYRRFGQDFYVRVPEKVIFSSARYKKKEALEMFNHLESTKFICLLEYRSCHSSITLSRVDVVILFNSNLNPSNDIRSLQKITYESLRHPLIVFRLYSSFTIEEKALILSKQGTTLDINVNNISWIICQQLLSWGASHLCSKIERSKSFRASSSERFFMDKLVRELSSLLRNKSGNINPSNYSIISPVNLEDGAYTSSILLLGETEAHTLERGLIEQDLIASGHINFWTNLLLLSHQRQNNLCSRISRRVKKSTKYSRGGFQRFEDSAITIPSFKTKPRSKKKGHHKAKQSKLPGSCAQVDVHQSSEMLPAPVQGEIQRELPECNLTKLSSCSLSQPDAQVPVIPSTSISDSAALNPRINIFQHNQSTNTFSSTTPLETELKRVQKELEQVTKLQQEKRLVLLSECEREILEIRKKYDALVEESTMSLMNQMKNIEEYYKLLYANNQLAELWAHACDNNPDGTFLKEANKEISSARVPATPASALVRPANPCSTSGANTSFSGPSRGRLELRRAAPHLSSNPSLFVSPHSLPSIPEPSFLDPLPTLSTPQTLPCIQIDSKNGIYQVDAGLPKLPLS